A region of the Microcystis aeruginosa FD4 genome:
CTAATGAAATGGATTTATACTCTAGCCGCCATTGCCTTCGCTGTCAAAATGGTAATTATTCCGAATACTGCTTCCTCTGTATCATCCTTAGAAATTGTTGAATCCCTAGTGCGCGACGGTGGTGTTCCTAATGCGGTTTCGGTGGTTATTTTTCGTAATCGTCTCTACGATACCATCTATGAAGTGGTTGTTTTTACCATTGCGATTATGGGAGCAAATTTTCTTTTAGCCACCGAAAAACCCGCCAGTAAAATCCATCAATTTACTGACCAACCTTCAATTATTTTAGCCCGTTTAGGGTCCACAATTGCCGCTTTAGTAGGCATTGAATTAGCTATCCGCGGGCATTTAAGTCCGGGGGGAGGTTTTGCCGCCGGAGTCGCCGGAGGTACGGCAATTGGTTTAATAGCAATTACCTCGTCTCCCGAATGGATGCAAGCAATTTATCGCCGTTGGCAAGCGGCAACATGGGAGAAAATTTCCGTCTTAGTTTTTATTGTTTTAGCCGCTATTACTCTCTCAGGATTTGAGTTACCCCACGGGGAATTAGGTGCGCTATTTAGTGGCGGCATTTTACCGATACTAAACATTTTAGTTGCCGTTAAAGTAGCTTTAGGTTCCTGGGCAGTAATCCTCGTTTTTATCCGTTATCGCGGTTTATTGTGAGAGGTTAAGTAGGTGGGTGGAATTAAATATAAGATGAACGTAGGTTGGGTTGAAGCATGAAACCCAACGCCCACTCATGTTACGCTACCGCTAAACCATCCTACAAATAATTGTGCCTCCCTACTTAATAGCTATAATTTATAGCTTTAGGTCAAAACTGAGGATTAAACCATAATCATAACATAACTTGATGGTTGAAAAAATGCTATAGTAATTTTGTTGCCCTCCTCAAGAATCAATAGGCATCTAATGATTCTGGTAAAAGAACTACCGAGGTAAAAATTATGGTTAACGTTATTCGCGGTTCTTCAGCTAAACCTGTATCTTCTCAAAGATTAGCTAAATATTTTGAGGAAAGAACAGATATAGAGGGAACATTGTATATCGGCTATCCTATTATTGGAACTCCCCAAGGAGGATATCAAATTGATGCTCTATTAGTCTCTCGTCAGCAAGGGGTTATTATTTTTAATATTGATGAGGGAAAAAATTATGATTTGGATATTGAAGGCACTCAAGACGAGAGCATAACCAAGTTAGAAGCAAAACTGCTTTCTTATAAAGAGCTTGTTCAAAAAAGAAAGCTAATGGTTAACATTTCTGTAGCCACCTATGCACCGATTTGGAATAATTATCCAGAAGCAATTAACCGAGAGGAATATCCTGTTCTTATTCACAAGGAAGACCTTGATGATTTTATCAATGAATGTCAAGGCAATGCTCCTGAATATTTCGAGAAAGTCAACTCAGTCATACAAGCTGTTACAACCATTAGAAAAAAAGACGCTCGCAGTTATGTTGTTAAACCAGATTCTAGGGGAGCAAAGTTAAAAAAATTAGAAGATTCTATTGCTAATCTTGATGAAACTCAAAGTAAGGCTGTTTTAGAAACCACTAAAGGTGTACAAAGAATTAGAGGTTTAGCAGGTTCGGGAAAAACAATTGTCTTAGCGCTGAAAGTAGCTTATCTTCATGCAACTCATCCCGATTGGAATATTGCTGTTACTTTCTATACACGCTCGTTAAAGGATCAATACAAAGATTTAATTACTCGGTTTAGTTATGAGCATAAAAATTCCGAACCAGACTGGGAAAAAGTAAAAATTATTCATGCTTGGGGAAGTCCTAAGATAGAAGGAATTTATTATGAGCTATGTAAACAACATAATATTGAATATTTAGATTTTAGTCAAGCAAACAACCTAACATATTTGTTGAATGAAGATCCTTTTGAGTTTGTCTGTCAAAAAGCCTTGCGAGAGATTAAAAAATTTCATCAATATTATGATCTTATTTTAATTGATGAAGCTCAAGATTTTCCTCAATATTTATTAAGACTCTGCTATGAAATCTTGAAAGATGATAAACGTTTAGTTTATGCCTATGATGAGTTGCAAAGCTTAAATAGTAAAGTCATGGATTCTCCCGAAGTTATTTTTGGAAATGATAACCATGGTAATCCTAGAGTTAAAT
Encoded here:
- a CDS encoding Na(+)/H(+) antiporter subunit B, which gives rise to MKWIYTLAAIAFAVKMVIIPNTASSVSSLEIVESLVRDGGVPNAVSVVIFRNRLYDTIYEVVVFTIAIMGANFLLATEKPASKIHQFTDQPSIILARLGSTIAALVGIELAIRGHLSPGGGFAAGVAGGTAIGLIAITSSPEWMQAIYRRWQAATWEKISVLVFIVLAAITLSGFELPHGELGALFSGGILPILNILVAVKVALGSWAVILVFIRYRGLL
- a CDS encoding DEAD/DEAH box helicase, which translates into the protein MVNVIRGSSAKPVSSQRLAKYFEERTDIEGTLYIGYPIIGTPQGGYQIDALLVSRQQGVIIFNIDEGKNYDLDIEGTQDESITKLEAKLLSYKELVQKRKLMVNISVATYAPIWNNYPEAINREEYPVLIHKEDLDDFINECQGNAPEYFEKVNSVIQAVTTIRKKDARSYVVKPDSRGAKLKKLEDSIANLDETQSKAVLETTKGVQRIRGLAGSGKTIVLALKVAYLHATHPDWNIAVTFYTRSLKDQYKDLITRFSYEHKNSEPDWEKVKIIHAWGSPKIEGIYYELCKQHNIEYLDFSQANNLTYLLNEDPFEFVCQKALREIKKFHQYYDLILIDEAQDFPQYLLRLCYEILKDDKRLVYAYDELQSLNSKVMDSPEVIFGNDNHGNPRVKLENLPSEPQQDVVLNTCYRNSRPILSSAHALGFGVYYPKGLIQMFDNPQLWQDIGYEVEEGELKSGEFVKLIRTPKTSPKFLEEHSSIDDIINFKSFDNNQEQLEWLVEQIEKNLKEDELRCQDIMVIHPLAKNARNVFGKAREMLFTKNINSHLAGSTSSPDEFFQENSIAFTQIYRAKGNEAAMVYFINAQECLSGSQIASNRNILFTAMTRSKAWLRVIGYGENMQALETEFQEIKSRNFALEFTYPTPEELQQMKRVYRDTLNTNRYKNDRDNEELIAKLRRLPSDEKNKIIKILQE